A portion of the Acidobacteriaceae bacterium genome contains these proteins:
- a CDS encoding ABC transporter ATP-binding protein: protein MADQKQSPEKTKAKKRPGIDDDVAGKVYDSVLTRRLLGYLRPYTLQAVVSAIAIFIKALSDVFGPYLVKVAVDTYLAPTGSPGWLGRHLSRNATTGVTQIGMLYLAALLLSFGLEFVQTYLMQWTGQQIMFDLRKQIFRHIQSLHVGFFDRNPVGRLVTRVTSDVDALNEMFTSGVLAIFEDVFALTFIVVIMLRMSWPLALLTLAVIPGILYATKLFRDHVRESYRRQRAATAKINSFTQEYVSGMSIVQIFNREKRAFSDFSAVNQENKVAWTDAIFAYALYYPVVEFLSSIAIALVLWQGGLAVMRNTNSIAAHHLASGIFSTVTIGVLIAFIQYAQRFFRPIQDLSDKYNILQAAMAAAERVFKLIDTDTDIAAPMSPAQGNGSGRIEFRNVWFTYQQLSDDQLAALPQLSTSSSILPAILADVEWILRGVSFTVAPDNTAAIVGHTGAGKTTITALMMRFYDVQAGQVLIDDVDVREQDITALRRRFGVVLQDPFLFSGTIAQNIRLGSNWITDDEVENAAEQVNVADFIRTLPAGFSEPVLERGSTLSTGQKQLISFARALAHQPGILILDEATSSVDTETELRVRSAIERLITGRTSVMIAHRLSTVQRADTILVMHKGQLHEQGTHQELLALRGLYYKLYQLQYKDQELAAAD from the coding sequence ATGGCAGACCAGAAGCAGAGCCCCGAAAAAACCAAAGCAAAAAAGCGCCCCGGCATCGACGACGATGTCGCAGGAAAAGTCTATGACAGCGTGCTGACACGCCGTCTGCTCGGCTATCTGCGCCCGTACACGCTGCAAGCCGTCGTCTCTGCGATCGCCATCTTCATCAAGGCGCTCTCCGACGTTTTTGGCCCCTACCTGGTGAAGGTCGCCGTCGACACGTATCTTGCCCCGACCGGCTCGCCGGGGTGGCTGGGCCGCCATCTCTCGCGCAACGCCACGACCGGCGTCACGCAGATCGGCATGCTGTATCTCGCCGCACTGCTGCTCAGCTTCGGCCTGGAGTTCGTGCAGACCTACCTGATGCAATGGACCGGGCAGCAGATCATGTTCGACCTGCGCAAGCAGATCTTCCGCCACATCCAGAGCCTGCACGTCGGCTTCTTCGACCGCAACCCGGTTGGCCGCCTTGTGACCCGTGTGACGTCAGATGTCGACGCGTTGAACGAGATGTTCACCTCCGGCGTGCTGGCCATCTTCGAAGATGTCTTCGCGCTGACGTTCATCGTCGTCATCATGCTGCGTATGAGCTGGCCGCTCGCTCTGCTCACACTGGCCGTTATTCCTGGCATTCTCTATGCCACCAAGCTCTTCCGCGACCATGTGCGCGAAAGCTACCGCCGCCAGCGCGCCGCCACCGCCAAGATCAACTCCTTCACGCAGGAGTATGTCTCCGGCATGAGCATTGTGCAGATCTTCAACCGCGAAAAGCGCGCGTTCTCAGACTTCTCCGCCGTCAACCAAGAGAATAAGGTCGCCTGGACCGACGCCATCTTCGCGTACGCGCTCTACTATCCCGTCGTCGAGTTCCTCAGCTCCATCGCCATCGCCCTCGTGCTCTGGCAGGGTGGTCTGGCGGTCATGCGTAATACGAATTCGATCGCCGCGCACCATCTCGCCAGCGGCATCTTCAGCACCGTCACCATCGGTGTGCTGATCGCGTTCATCCAGTACGCCCAGCGCTTCTTCCGCCCGATTCAAGACCTGAGCGACAAGTACAACATCCTGCAGGCCGCCATGGCCGCCGCCGAGCGCGTCTTCAAGCTCATCGACACGGATACGGATATCGCAGCGCCAATGTCCCCTGCGCAAGGCAACGGCAGCGGACGCATCGAGTTCCGCAACGTCTGGTTCACCTATCAGCAACTGAGCGATGACCAGCTCGCGGCCTTGCCGCAGCTCTCAACATCCTCCTCCATCCTGCCCGCCATCCTTGCGGACGTTGAGTGGATTCTCCGTGGCGTCTCCTTCACCGTCGCCCCCGACAACACCGCTGCCATTGTCGGCCACACCGGCGCGGGTAAGACCACCATCACCGCGCTGATGATGCGCTTCTACGACGTTCAGGCCGGGCAGGTCCTCATCGACGACGTCGACGTTCGTGAGCAGGACATCACGGCCCTGCGCCGCCGCTTCGGCGTGGTACTGCAGGACCCGTTCCTCTTCTCCGGTACCATCGCGCAGAATATCCGGCTCGGCTCCAACTGGATCACCGACGACGAAGTCGAGAACGCGGCAGAACAGGTCAACGTCGCAGACTTCATCCGCACGCTACCTGCCGGCTTCTCCGAACCCGTGCTCGAACGCGGCTCCACGCTCTCAACCGGCCAAAAGCAGCTCATCAGCTTTGCCCGTGCGCTCGCGCACCAGCCCGGCATCCTCATCCTCGACGAGGCCACCAGCTCCGTTGACACCGAGACAGAACTGCGCGTCCGCTCGGCGATCGAACGGCTCATCACAGGCCGCACCAGCGTGATGATCGCGCATCGTCTCAGCACCGTGCAACGTGCCGACACTATCCTCGTCATGCACAAGGGACAGCTCCATGAGCAAGGCACTCACCAGGAGTTGCTGGCGCTTCGCGGACTTTATTACAAGCTCTACCAGCTTCAGTACAAGGACCAGGAACTCGCCGCAGCCGACTAA
- a CDS encoding MFS transporter, which yields MSANHKKINTPAQVLFASLVGTTVEFFDFYIYAIAAALVFPKLFFPPSDPNAAILLSYATFGVAFVARPVGSALFGHFGDRIGRKRTLVIALSTMGLSTFIIGIVPSYHSIGIVAPLLLALCRFGQGIGLGGEWGGAVLLAVENAPPNRRALYGMFPQLGAPIGFVFSGGIFLLISKYLTNDQFFRFGWRIPFITSAILVLLGLYVRLTITETPVFQEAVKRSEPVKLPLGTVITKYTRPLIAGTLTCIATFVLFYLMTVFTLGYGTSALHYSRNTFLYMQLGSMFFFALTIPISALLAEKGRRPVMLGVSVLIALYGFVFAPMFQSGHAGAFATLALGLALMGMTYGPLGTVVSELFPTSVRYTGSSLAFSMGGVLGASATPYVASYLAKTHGLPWVGYFLTASAILTIIGLLFTRETSKDDLMLSA from the coding sequence ATGTCCGCGAACCACAAGAAAATCAACACACCGGCACAGGTGCTGTTCGCCTCCCTGGTAGGCACCACCGTCGAGTTCTTCGACTTCTACATCTACGCCATCGCTGCGGCGCTTGTTTTTCCGAAGCTCTTCTTTCCTCCCAGCGATCCGAACGCCGCCATCCTGCTCTCCTACGCCACCTTCGGCGTGGCTTTTGTCGCACGGCCCGTAGGATCGGCGCTCTTCGGACACTTCGGCGACCGCATCGGCCGCAAGCGCACGCTCGTCATCGCCCTTTCCACCATGGGCCTCTCGACGTTCATCATCGGCATCGTTCCCAGCTACCACTCCATCGGTATCGTCGCGCCGCTGTTGCTGGCGCTCTGCCGCTTCGGCCAGGGCATCGGGCTCGGCGGCGAATGGGGCGGCGCGGTGCTGCTTGCTGTTGAGAATGCTCCGCCGAACCGGCGCGCACTCTACGGCATGTTCCCGCAGCTTGGTGCGCCGATCGGCTTCGTCTTCTCCGGCGGTATCTTCCTGCTCATCTCGAAGTACCTGACCAACGACCAGTTCTTCCGCTTCGGCTGGCGCATCCCGTTCATCACTTCAGCCATTCTCGTGCTGCTCGGGCTTTATGTACGACTCACGATTACGGAGACACCGGTCTTCCAGGAAGCAGTTAAGCGCTCCGAACCGGTCAAGCTGCCGCTCGGAACCGTCATCACGAAGTACACGCGCCCGCTCATCGCCGGTACGCTCACCTGCATCGCGACCTTCGTGCTGTTCTATCTCATGACCGTCTTCACGCTTGGTTATGGAACCAGTGCGCTTCATTACTCGCGCAATACGTTCCTCTACATGCAGCTGGGCAGCATGTTCTTCTTCGCACTGACGATTCCGATCTCCGCGCTGCTTGCGGAGAAGGGCCGCCGTCCCGTGATGCTGGGCGTCTCGGTTCTGATTGCTCTCTACGGCTTCGTCTTTGCGCCGATGTTCCAGTCCGGCCACGCTGGCGCCTTCGCCACGCTGGCCCTTGGGCTCGCTCTCATGGGTATGACCTACGGCCCGCTCGGCACGGTCGTCTCCGAACTCTTCCCCACCTCGGTTCGGTACACCGGCAGCTCGCTCGCCTTCAGCATGGGCGGCGTGCTCGGAGCTTCAGCAACGCCCTACGTGGCCAGCTATCTGGCCAAGACTCATGGCCTACCCTGGGTAGGCTACTTCCTCACGGCGTCAGCGATTCTCACCATCATCGGCCTGCTGTTTACCCGCGAAACCAGCAAGGACGACCTAATGCTCTCGGCATAA
- a CDS encoding sigma-70 family RNA polymerase sigma factor → MAAAEQQWTIAQQDEMLAIALERDGQRLRNFIRKQVADTGEAEDILQDVFYELLQTYRMMKPVEQVTAWMFRVARNRVIDLFRRKKKTASLSEPVGDENGLALEELLPSPQDGPDALYARGVLTEAIEEALAELPPEQRAVFVAHELEGESFREMAARTGINQNTLLARKRYAVLHLRKRLRQMRETFGREGEEQ, encoded by the coding sequence ATGGCGGCAGCGGAACAGCAGTGGACGATTGCACAGCAGGACGAGATGCTCGCTATCGCGCTCGAGCGCGACGGACAGCGCCTGCGTAACTTCATCCGGAAGCAGGTAGCGGATACGGGTGAGGCGGAAGACATCCTTCAGGATGTCTTCTACGAGCTGCTGCAGACCTACCGGATGATGAAGCCTGTGGAGCAGGTAACGGCGTGGATGTTCCGCGTGGCCCGTAACCGGGTGATCGATCTGTTCCGCCGCAAGAAGAAGACGGCCTCTCTGAGCGAGCCTGTAGGCGACGAAAATGGGCTCGCGCTGGAAGAGTTACTGCCTTCGCCTCAGGACGGCCCCGACGCGCTGTATGCACGGGGCGTGCTGACGGAGGCGATTGAAGAAGCGTTGGCGGAGCTTCCGCCCGAGCAGCGTGCGGTGTTTGTCGCCCATGAGCTTGAGGGCGAAAGCTTCAGAGAGATGGCCGCACGTACCGGAATCAATCAAAACACGCTGCTGGCACGGAAGCGATACGCCGTGCTGCACCTCCGCAAGCGTTTGCGGCAGATGCGAGAAACGTTCGGGCGAGAGGGAGAAGAGCAATGA
- a CDS encoding DHA2 family efflux MFS transporter permease subunit yields the protein MNPWVVALTVTIATFMELLDTSIANVSLPYIAGGLGRSFDEVTWILTTYLVANAVVLPMSAWLSRVFGRKNYYMACVALFTLTSLLCGVAPTLSFMLMARVLQGVGGGGLAPVEQAILVDTFPPAKRASAFALYTVAIVTAPAIGPVLGGWITDNFNWRWVFLINIPIGIASLLLTNRFVEDPPEFAEERKTVRGADGKLHVDGIGIALIGLGSAALEVLLDRGQIDDWFGSVFIRWMFVVAIGCLVTAVFWELRQKDPVIDFRLLKIRNFAISNVFYFVFGLGLFASTTMIPQILQSLYGYRAIDAGLVLGPGAFVITLLAPVGAVLVQRGIVHPRVLLFGALMVVGISFLHYSHFNLQTDYSHYALARGLQGLGYAFFFVPLTVVTYSQLKPDQNNKASSLTNFFRNWGGSFGIALVTTMSERRQNFHQARVSAQLAPTSAALQQTVQQTAAYLRVHGFSAADSMAAATARVYAQMEAQTRMLAFMDCFHVLGVLTLCVAPLVWATKTFRAGGKAPEAH from the coding sequence GTGAATCCATGGGTAGTCGCCCTGACGGTCACCATTGCAACGTTCATGGAGCTGCTGGACACGTCGATTGCGAACGTCTCGCTGCCGTATATTGCGGGCGGGTTGGGGCGGTCGTTCGACGAGGTGACGTGGATTCTCACGACGTATCTGGTCGCGAACGCGGTGGTGCTGCCGATGTCGGCATGGCTATCGCGCGTCTTCGGGCGAAAGAACTACTACATGGCGTGTGTCGCGTTGTTTACGCTTACGTCGTTGCTGTGCGGCGTCGCTCCCACGTTGAGCTTCATGTTGATGGCGCGCGTCTTACAGGGCGTGGGTGGCGGTGGGCTTGCGCCGGTGGAGCAGGCGATTCTGGTGGATACCTTTCCTCCAGCGAAGCGGGCGTCGGCGTTCGCGCTTTACACCGTCGCGATTGTCACCGCGCCGGCGATTGGGCCGGTGCTTGGTGGGTGGATCACCGATAATTTCAACTGGCGCTGGGTGTTTTTGATCAATATCCCGATCGGTATTGCGTCGTTGCTGCTGACGAATCGCTTCGTCGAAGACCCACCGGAGTTTGCCGAGGAGCGGAAGACGGTTCGTGGCGCGGACGGTAAGTTGCATGTGGACGGCATCGGGATCGCGCTGATCGGGCTGGGCTCGGCGGCGCTGGAGGTGTTGCTGGATCGTGGCCAAATCGATGATTGGTTCGGCTCGGTCTTTATCCGCTGGATGTTTGTCGTGGCAATCGGCTGCCTTGTTACAGCGGTCTTCTGGGAGTTGCGGCAGAAGGATCCGGTGATTGATTTCCGTCTGCTGAAGATCAGGAACTTCGCAATTTCGAACGTCTTCTACTTCGTCTTTGGCCTTGGCCTCTTTGCTTCGACGACGATGATTCCGCAGATTCTGCAGTCTCTGTATGGGTATCGCGCGATCGATGCCGGTCTGGTGCTTGGGCCGGGAGCGTTTGTGATCACGCTGTTGGCGCCGGTGGGGGCGGTGCTTGTGCAGCGCGGGATCGTGCATCCGAGAGTACTGCTTTTTGGCGCGTTGATGGTGGTGGGAATCTCGTTCCTGCACTACAGCCACTTCAATCTGCAGACGGATTACAGCCACTACGCTCTGGCGCGTGGTCTGCAGGGACTGGGCTATGCGTTCTTCTTCGTGCCGTTGACGGTGGTGACGTACTCGCAGTTGAAGCCGGATCAGAACAACAAGGCGTCGTCGCTGACGAACTTCTTCCGCAACTGGGGAGGAAGCTTCGGCATTGCACTGGTCACGACGATGAGCGAGAGGCGGCAGAACTTCCACCAGGCGCGTGTGAGCGCACAACTGGCACCAACCTCTGCAGCGCTGCAGCAAACGGTGCAGCAAACGGCGGCGTATCTACGCGTGCATGGGTTCTCTGCGGCGGACTCGATGGCTGCGGCGACGGCGCGAGTGTATGCGCAGATGGAGGCACAGACGCGTATGCTGGCGTTCATGGACTGCTTCCACGTCCTGGGTGTGCTGACCCTGTGCGTGGCTCCGCTGGTGTGGGCGACGAAGACCTTCCGGGCTGGTGGAAAGGCTCCGGAAGCCCACTGA
- a CDS encoding helix-turn-helix domain-containing protein has product MQRKSLADATCPVARSLDEIGDWWSLLLVRDALRGASRFCEFERSLGVARNILTMRLRKLVAADIFIQQPASDGSAYNEYVLTEKGRALKPVIDSLWQWSCAHLYPDGKHPESPTPFQHFLADR; this is encoded by the coding sequence ATGCAAAGAAAATCACTCGCTGACGCCACCTGCCCTGTTGCCCGCTCACTCGACGAGATCGGCGACTGGTGGTCACTGCTCCTCGTGCGCGATGCTCTGCGCGGCGCTTCGCGCTTCTGTGAGTTCGAACGCTCGCTCGGAGTTGCCCGCAATATTCTCACGATGCGTCTGCGCAAACTGGTTGCGGCTGACATTTTCATTCAGCAGCCCGCCTCAGATGGCAGCGCCTACAACGAGTATGTGCTGACCGAAAAAGGCCGCGCCCTGAAGCCCGTCATCGACAGCCTGTGGCAGTGGAGCTGCGCGCATCTGTATCCGGACGGCAAGCACCCTGAGTCCCCGACGCCCTTCCAGCACTTCCTCGCCGACCGCTAA
- a CDS encoding YdeI/OmpD-associated family protein produces MKKQVQRFRARLEKGDPALGWTVVRIPFVPAEVWPERVRGRVQGSIAGLSFRSSLLPDAALGAQVILVNKAMQKGAGVTLGDEVEVLLEPDLAERPAELPDALDSLLNEAEGLRAFYESLSESARREIAKWIDGVKSEASRQKRSVQMAERLLSTMEAELELPPAIMRVFKQRPKAAMGWSKLTLTQRRNELMGVFYYQGAEAREKRIQRLCDVAEKKA; encoded by the coding sequence ATGAAAAAGCAGGTTCAGCGCTTTCGTGCACGACTGGAAAAAGGCGACCCCGCGCTGGGGTGGACGGTGGTGCGGATTCCGTTTGTCCCGGCGGAGGTTTGGCCGGAGCGGGTGCGAGGACGCGTGCAGGGATCGATTGCCGGATTGTCGTTCCGAAGCTCTCTGCTGCCGGATGCTGCCCTTGGCGCACAGGTGATTCTGGTCAACAAGGCGATGCAGAAGGGCGCGGGCGTAACGCTTGGAGATGAGGTCGAAGTCCTGCTCGAGCCCGATCTGGCAGAGCGTCCGGCTGAGTTGCCGGATGCTTTAGATTCATTGCTAAACGAAGCTGAAGGGCTACGGGCTTTCTATGAGAGCTTGAGCGAGTCGGCGCGGCGCGAGATTGCAAAGTGGATCGACGGCGTAAAGAGCGAAGCTTCGCGGCAGAAGCGTTCGGTGCAGATGGCGGAGCGCCTGCTGAGCACAATGGAAGCGGAGCTGGAGCTGCCACCTGCAATCATGCGAGTCTTCAAACAGAGGCCAAAAGCAGCGATGGGGTGGTCCAAGCTGACGCTGACGCAGCGCCGCAATGAGCTGATGGGCGTCTTCTACTACCAGGGCGCGGAAGCCCGGGAGAAGCGTATTCAGCGGCTGTGCGACGTCGCCGAGAAGAAGGCTTAG
- a CDS encoding pitrilysin family protein, which produces MPVSVPVADTATPLQPSSTQLRDIRTTTLPNGLMVLTERMNHLRSVSMGVWIDTGSRDEDEKTNGISHFLEHMVFKGTTTRSAQQFAREIDAIGGNLDAFTGKETVCFNIKTLDENVPAALDLLTDLVLHPTFAPEDIAKEQGVILEEIKMDEDNPDYLVHELFTQKFWPGDALGRPILGTAETVSSFNQAIVLEEYAKRFSPPNMLFTAAGNIEHDAFVAQVEQAFSSLSASSAAKLAQHTAPATQPHITLRNKKSLEQVQFCLAMPSFPVAHPDRYAAFLLNSILGGGMSSRLFQSIREDRGLAYSIYSELSPFRDTGSLSVYAGCAVDKTREVLALTLAEFTRLKDEIVSDDELKRAKDQIKSNMVLGLESSSSRMSNLARQQMYYGRFFAAEEIIAEVDRVTSEEVQRLARELFVSDRFALTLLGNLGKLKFERADLAC; this is translated from the coding sequence ATGCCGGTTTCCGTTCCGGTGGCAGATACAGCCACCCCTCTTCAGCCTTCCTCCACGCAGCTTCGCGACATCCGCACCACTACCCTGCCCAATGGGCTGATGGTCCTCACCGAACGCATGAATCATCTGCGCTCCGTGTCCATGGGCGTGTGGATCGATACAGGATCGCGCGACGAAGACGAAAAAACCAATGGCATCTCCCACTTCCTTGAGCATATGGTCTTCAAGGGCACGACCACGCGTTCGGCACAGCAGTTCGCTCGCGAAATCGATGCCATTGGCGGCAACCTCGACGCCTTCACCGGCAAAGAGACCGTCTGCTTCAACATCAAGACGCTCGATGAGAACGTGCCTGCAGCGCTCGATCTGCTGACCGATCTCGTGCTCCATCCGACGTTCGCTCCCGAAGATATCGCGAAGGAGCAAGGCGTCATTCTCGAAGAGATCAAGATGGACGAGGACAACCCCGACTATCTGGTCCACGAGCTTTTCACGCAGAAGTTCTGGCCCGGCGACGCTCTAGGACGCCCCATCCTCGGCACCGCAGAGACCGTCTCCAGCTTCAACCAGGCGATCGTTCTCGAAGAGTACGCCAAGCGCTTCTCTCCGCCGAACATGCTCTTCACAGCAGCCGGCAATATTGAACACGACGCCTTCGTCGCTCAAGTTGAGCAGGCGTTCTCAAGCCTGAGCGCGAGCTCTGCCGCCAAGCTCGCGCAGCACACCGCACCGGCCACGCAGCCGCATATCACACTGCGGAACAAGAAGTCGCTTGAGCAGGTGCAGTTCTGCCTCGCTATGCCTTCGTTCCCGGTCGCGCATCCGGACCGCTACGCGGCGTTCCTGCTGAACTCGATCCTCGGCGGCGGCATGAGCTCGCGCCTCTTCCAATCCATCCGCGAAGACCGTGGGCTTGCCTACTCGATTTACTCGGAGCTCAGCCCCTTCCGTGATACCGGTTCGCTCTCGGTCTATGCCGGTTGCGCCGTGGACAAGACCCGCGAGGTGCTTGCCCTCACGCTGGCCGAGTTCACACGCCTGAAGGACGAGATCGTCAGCGACGACGAGCTCAAGCGGGCTAAAGACCAGATCAAATCGAACATGGTTCTTGGCCTCGAATCGTCATCTTCGCGCATGTCGAACCTGGCCCGCCAGCAGATGTACTACGGCCGCTTCTTCGCCGCGGAAGAGATCATCGCTGAAGTCGACCGCGTCACCTCGGAAGAGGTCCAACGCCTCGCACGCGAGCTCTTCGTCTCCGACCGCTTCGCGCTTACTTTGCTCGGCAATCTGGGCAAGCTGAAGTTCGAGCGTGCCGACCTCGCCTGCTAA
- a CDS encoding alpha-amylase family glycosyl hydrolase: MSKSCRVWLTVWALMSAGMLPAQVLARPGWAGSGVSAESWWRRAVFYRIQPKLFQDSDGDGVGDVQGIEQRLGYVQQLGVDAIVLTPPFNEDEFSELARKAADFHLRVLAEMDKPDVAVARNWLNQGAGGLVVDSDRDAVALAAVRRVVASFPGDRVLIVNSRTAMPTSGSAQLQRSAEFGNAPGDARSWHAKLEGAITNSDPTENLPLLVISGSAPLHGTLEAQAIEDRALATMTLGSRAAVMFDAGRELGLRSPDGTSVAVQWTPLNVTSEKAAPVAVTKPQPKAEVYGAFTPYIPPPKLSMSAPIAPVVVESANALPSDLNTLPGFTAAEVKVSAAVNGGAANAASEDEESSSLLNFYRHLIAMHHGNWSIRNGSQAMLNHDAQNALVWVRRAPSGTRTTASVVFAINATDQPVQLDLGHDFDALHMRGGTLRPLLTASATEMLSSSGNLLPVETTDHVVLPSRTLFVGELYHDGSLPSAMHTRRSRRKH; the protein is encoded by the coding sequence ATGTCGAAGAGTTGCCGAGTCTGGCTGACAGTTTGGGCGTTGATGAGCGCGGGGATGCTGCCCGCGCAGGTGCTGGCTCGTCCCGGCTGGGCGGGGTCAGGCGTGTCGGCCGAGTCGTGGTGGCGGCGAGCGGTCTTCTACCGGATTCAGCCGAAGTTGTTTCAGGACTCCGACGGCGATGGCGTGGGGGATGTGCAGGGTATCGAGCAGCGCCTGGGATACGTGCAGCAGCTTGGCGTGGACGCGATCGTTCTAACGCCGCCGTTCAACGAAGATGAGTTCAGCGAACTGGCGCGGAAGGCTGCGGATTTTCATCTGCGTGTGCTTGCCGAGATGGATAAGCCGGATGTGGCGGTTGCGAGAAATTGGTTGAACCAGGGTGCTGGTGGTCTCGTGGTGGACTCTGACCGTGACGCCGTGGCGCTGGCAGCCGTGCGGCGCGTGGTGGCGTCGTTTCCCGGCGATCGTGTGTTGATCGTCAATAGCCGCACTGCCATGCCGACGAGTGGCAGTGCGCAGCTGCAGCGTTCGGCAGAGTTTGGAAATGCTCCCGGAGACGCTCGCAGTTGGCACGCGAAGCTTGAGGGGGCAATTACGAACTCAGATCCGACGGAAAATCTGCCGTTGCTGGTGATCTCGGGCAGTGCGCCTTTGCATGGGACGCTGGAGGCGCAGGCGATTGAAGATCGTGCGCTGGCGACGATGACGTTGGGTTCGCGAGCTGCGGTGATGTTCGACGCGGGACGCGAGCTGGGGCTGCGCTCGCCGGACGGAACGTCCGTGGCGGTGCAGTGGACGCCGTTGAATGTGACGAGTGAAAAGGCTGCTCCTGTAGCCGTCACGAAGCCTCAGCCCAAAGCGGAGGTGTACGGAGCGTTCACGCCGTATATTCCGCCGCCGAAGCTTTCCATGTCTGCTCCTATAGCGCCCGTGGTAGTGGAGTCGGCGAACGCTTTACCTTCGGATTTGAATACGTTGCCGGGGTTTACGGCGGCGGAGGTAAAAGTGAGCGCGGCGGTGAATGGCGGCGCTGCGAACGCGGCGAGTGAGGATGAAGAATCATCGTCACTGCTGAACTTCTATCGACACCTGATTGCTATGCACCACGGCAACTGGTCGATCCGTAACGGATCACAGGCGATGCTGAACCATGACGCGCAGAACGCACTGGTGTGGGTGCGGCGCGCTCCATCAGGGACGCGAACGACAGCTTCTGTGGTCTTTGCCATCAATGCGACGGACCAGCCGGTGCAGTTGGACCTGGGACATGACTTTGACGCCCTGCACATGCGCGGAGGAACGCTGCGGCCGCTGCTGACGGCTTCTGCGACAGAGATGCTGTCTTCCTCGGGCAATCTGCTGCCGGTGGAGACAACAGACCATGTGGTATTGCCGTCGCGAACGTTGTTCGTCGGTGAGCTCTATCACGATGGGTCGCTCCCTTCGGCAATGCACACAAGACGTTCACGCAGGAAGCACTAG
- a CDS encoding TolC family protein yields the protein MTSSFLATGVACCLVAVPAAVRAQQTADPLPVAPSSVLKEQVQKETELSKTAGSGATFLAASTTAGPHDTQVELGSGEKRPLSLDDAIAFGLERNHRLKYDAANKREVQGLQSTVLSAIIPNLTLQASSSAQQINLAAMGFSNSLLGDFSSTLGLDLTGFSTIVRVNVTQAQIGASQQLFNLPDLELYKAAKSEFQVVDLNYLNSRGELVTAVGTAYLEAIADGANLKNAQAQEVSAKRTFDDASARRQAGVGTNLDALRAQVTYQQHQQQTVAAATQVSKDIIQLNRIMGVPAEQTWELTDNAPFAEFVDMDMNLAMATAMAHRKDFLSLEAQVDVMTREYRAVKYQRLPTLAFTGFYGVIGETTGMYHGVFNAQASVRVPVFREAAQRGEQQQIQGQLMALKQREASLRTDMESQIRSAMLDEQAAHELVKVAQDKVELAQQELSDERDRFKAGVDDNLPVIDAEASVTQAQAEMVQALYKYNVAKLQLARSTGVVETRYRTYLGTGH from the coding sequence TTGACTTCCAGTTTCCTGGCGACGGGCGTCGCCTGCTGTCTTGTGGCCGTCCCGGCGGCTGTGCGCGCACAGCAAACGGCAGATCCATTGCCGGTGGCTCCTTCGTCGGTTCTGAAGGAGCAGGTGCAGAAAGAAACAGAGCTGAGCAAGACCGCAGGCTCCGGCGCAACGTTTCTTGCGGCATCCACGACTGCTGGCCCGCATGACACGCAGGTAGAGCTTGGCTCCGGCGAGAAACGGCCGCTTTCGCTCGACGATGCGATTGCCTTTGGCCTCGAGCGCAACCATCGCCTGAAGTATGACGCGGCGAACAAGCGCGAAGTGCAGGGTTTGCAGTCGACGGTACTGTCGGCGATCATCCCGAATCTGACGCTGCAGGCTTCGAGCAGCGCGCAGCAGATCAACCTTGCGGCGATGGGTTTCAGCAACTCTCTGCTTGGTGATTTCAGCAGCACGCTGGGGCTCGATCTGACCGGTTTTTCGACGATCGTTCGCGTAAATGTGACACAGGCGCAGATTGGCGCCAGTCAACAGCTATTCAACCTGCCCGATCTGGAGCTGTACAAAGCTGCGAAAAGCGAGTTTCAGGTGGTGGACCTGAACTACCTGAACAGCCGCGGCGAACTGGTGACCGCTGTAGGTACGGCGTACCTGGAGGCGATCGCAGACGGGGCAAACCTGAAGAACGCGCAGGCGCAGGAAGTATCCGCCAAGCGAACATTTGACGACGCCTCGGCACGCAGGCAGGCGGGCGTCGGCACGAACCTCGACGCGCTGCGGGCACAGGTGACGTACCAGCAGCATCAGCAGCAGACGGTTGCGGCTGCGACCCAGGTGTCCAAGGACATCATCCAGTTGAACCGCATCATGGGCGTTCCGGCCGAGCAGACCTGGGAACTGACAGATAATGCTCCGTTTGCCGAGTTTGTGGACATGGATATGAACCTGGCCATGGCGACGGCGATGGCGCACCGCAAAGATTTCCTGAGCCTTGAGGCCCAGGTGGACGTGATGACCCGCGAGTACCGTGCGGTGAAGTATCAGCGTCTGCCGACACTGGCGTTCACAGGCTTTTATGGCGTTATCGGCGAGACCACCGGGATGTATCACGGTGTGTTCAACGCACAGGCCAGCGTTCGCGTGCCGGTCTTCCGCGAAGCCGCGCAGCGTGGTGAGCAGCAGCAGATTCAAGGCCAATTGATGGCTCTGAAGCAGCGTGAAGCCAGCCTGCGTACGGACATGGAGTCGCAGATTCGTTCGGCGATGCTGGATGAGCAGGCCGCCCATGAGCTAGTGAAGGTGGCTCAGGACAAGGTGGAGCTTGCCCAGCAGGAACTGTCCGACGAGCGTGATCGCTTCAAGGCCGGCGTGGATGACAATCTGCCCGTGATCGACGCCGAGGCCAGCGTAACGCAAGCCCAGGCGGAGATGGTGCAGGCGCTCTACAAGTACAACGTTGCGAAGCTGCAGTTGGCCCGCTCGACGGGTGTGGTGGAAACTCGCTACCGCACCTACCTTGGTACAGGCCACTAA